In the Hordeum vulgare subsp. vulgare chromosome 7H, MorexV3_pseudomolecules_assembly, whole genome shotgun sequence genome, one interval contains:
- the LOC123412596 gene encoding anther-specific proline-rich protein APG-like yields the protein MKGAIFLLWVVVVGLVGAVTARRPVVPAMFVLGDSTLDVGNNNHLPGKDVPRANLPFYGIDFPGGAIATGRFSNGYNIADFVARQLGFERSPLAYLVLKSRNYLIPSALTRGVSYASAGAGILDSTNAGNNIPLSEQVRYFAETKTKMETAAGRDKVSRLLARSFFLVGVGSNDLFQSTATTQGDVIALYTTLISNYTAAITDLYGMGARKFGFISVPPLGCVPAVRVLNATGACNDAMNQVAMGFTATLKSALAGLAPKLTGLAYSLGDSFVALETTFSNPQAAGYENADTACCGSGRLGAEGGYCTRTSKLCANHDAYVYWDWIHSTQRAAELGAQALFNDGTAEVTTPISFGQLAREG from the exons ATGAAGGGCGCCATCTTTCTCCTTTGGGTTGTGGTGGTGGGGCTCGTCGGTGCTGTCACGGCGCGGCGGCCGGTGGTGCCGGCGATGTTCGTGCTGGGGGACTCCACGCTGGACGTCGGCAATAACAACCACCTGCCTGGTAAGGACGTGCCCAGGGCCAACCTGCCCTTCTACGGCATCGACTTTCCCGGCGGCGCCATTGCCACCGGGAGGTTCAGCAACGGCTACAACATCGCCGACTTCGTCG CGAGGCAGCTGGGATTCGAGAGGAGCCCTCTGGCTTACTTGGTGCTGAAATCACGCAACTACCTCATCCCCAGCGCTCTCACGAGAGGTGTTAGCTACGCCTCGGCTGGAGCTGGCATCCTCGACTCCACT AATGCGGGGAATAACATCCCGTTATCGGAGCAAGTCCGTTATTTTGCGGAGACAAAGACAAAGATGGAGACTGCGGCTGGCAGAGACAAAGTGTCCAGGCTACTTGCACGCTCCTTCTTCCTCGTCGGCGTTGGCAGCAACGACCTCTTCCAGTCCACGGCGACCACCCAGGGCGATGTCATTGCGCTCTACACCACCCTCATCTCCAACTACACCGCAGCGATCACT GATTTGTATGGGATGGGGGCGAGGAAGTTCGGGTTCATCAGTGTCCCCCCGCTGGGCTGCGTGCCAGCGGTGCGGGTGCTCAACGCGACGGGGGCGTGTAACGATGCCATGAACCAGGTCGCCATGGGATTCACCGCCACGCTTAAGTCCGCACTCGCGGGCCTCGCCCCGAAGCTCACAGGCCTCGCCTACTCCCTCGGGGACTCCTTCGTCGCCTTGGAGACAACCTTCTCCAACCCGCAAGCAGCCG GGTACGAGAACGCGGACACCgcgtgctgcgggagcgggaggctgGGCGCTGAGGGCGGCTACTGCACGCGGACCTCCAAGCTGTGCGCCAACCACGACGCCTACGTGTACTGGGACTGGATCCACTCCACGCAGCGGGCTGCCGAGCTGGGTGCCCAGGCGCTCTTCAACGATGGCACGGCCGAGGTCACGACACCCATTAGCTTCGGGCAGCTGGCCCGCGAGGGATAA